A single window of Nicotiana sylvestris chromosome 5, ASM39365v2, whole genome shotgun sequence DNA harbors:
- the LOC138868540 gene encoding uncharacterized protein, translating to MHKGWEPRKPSQTVMMIWSSEVKPIEQPTTERSMLKSSETHDEPSIVVKKRFSSDVAEKQERVKVVVPGAASRPIVIVEGARTDHVIIKPVTQLPIVNSRAIPWNYERVTVTYKVKEVKEEVCDTQGLTSSGRCFTPEELRKTKDNPVLVKKVVTEEEAEEFLRKMKMQDYSIVEQLKKMPAQISILSLLIHSDEHRQALVKILNVAHVPNKISVNHLEKMANKIFEVNRVTFSDEELPVECTEHNRALYLMVKCEDSVVTRVLVDNGSSVNICPLSTLSKLKVEDERIHKNNICVRGFDGGGKDSVGDIVLELTIGPVEFTIEFQMVKFEWDRQEIVVHGEDNLCAHSNVVVSFIEMEDDKGSWFYQVFDTMLAEKVPEGKHIPNPKITAVSVRVAFEMLKNGFVPGKGLGSSLQCIIQSVSLPENLGTFGLGFKPTAADIRRARKLKQRA from the exons ATGCATAAGGGATGGGAGCCCaggaagccttcacagaccgtcatgatgatttggTCTAGTGAGGTCAAGCCAATTGAACAACCAACAACTGAAAGATCAATGCTCAAGTCGAGCGAGACGCACGATGAACCATCTATAGTAGTTAAGAAGAGGTTTTCAAGTGATGTGGcagaaaaacaagaaagggtgaaagtggttgtgccaggagcgGCAAGCAGACCTAtcgtaattgtggagggtgcccgcacagatcaTGTCATTATTaagccggtaacccagttaccgatagtcaatagcagggctattccatggaattatgaacgggtgacagtgacTTATAAAgtgaaagaagttaaagaagaagtctgTGATACCCAGGGTTTGACtagttcggggagatgctttacccccgaggagttaagaaaaactaaagataacccagtgttagTGAAGAAAGTTGTAactgaagaagaggcagaagaattcttgagaaagatgaagatgcaagactattctatcgtggaacaattgaaaaagatgcctgctcagatttcaatcttgtcattgttaatccactcagacgagcaccgtcaagctttagtAAAAATCTTGAATGTGGCTCACGTTCCCAATAAAATCTCAGTGAATCATCTGGAAAAGAtggccaacaaaatctttgaagtgaacagagtcactttttctgacgaGGAATTGCCTGTAGAatgtactgagcacaatagagctctTTACCTTATGGTGAAATGTGAGGACTCTGTGGTTACCCGAGTATTGGTCGATAACGGTTCCAGTgtgaacatttgccctctctccactcttagcaagttgaaagtagaagatgagaggattcataagaacaatatctgcgtgcggggatttgatggcggaggcaaagattcagtcggggatatAGTGTTagagctgacaatagggccagttgagttcacaatagagttccag atggtcaaatttgaatgggatagacaggaaatagttgtgcacggcgaagataatttgtgcgctcataGCAATGTCGTTGTGTCGTTCATTGAAATGGAAGATGATAAGGGGTCGTGGTTCTACCAGGTTTTTGACACAATGTTGGCTGAGAAAGTTCCAGAGGGGAAACACATTCCAAATCCGAAGATAACCGCCGTATCAGTCAGGGTGGcctttgaaatgttgaagaatggttttgtaccaggcaaaggTTTGGGTTCATCTCTGCAGTGCATCATACAGTcggtgtctcttcctgaaaacttgggaacatttggtctgggattcaagcccactgccgcaGACATAAGAAGAGCCAGAAAGTTAAAACAGAGGGCAtag
- the LOC104232561 gene encoding lysM domain receptor-like kinase 3: protein MCKSKKKLSKEVMEPQQKPRRSSSSSTKKLSSFTDQSLSSTSQNLISPNGSTTSFIINNFNNNKNSQSWASSSKSSHHSLSSLKGALLFPEQPHIYNFSEIRSATQNFLKDPLSSSSTSTSWCCLLRDQNVVVIQRKFRRKMDTDELIEHVAMICRSHHSSLIPLKGASVSGNYIYLVYEYTQGVNLSEALRNRRNPNFTVLSNWISRIQIASDIAHGLDYIHHSTGLGLGFVHNHIKSTSIIITEPSLHAKICHFGTAELCGETRNEIKDPSSEIGPKKGTELKKCGSKGLKFEGTRGYMAPEFQWTGMATVKSDVYAFGVVVLELISGKEAVKYEVDEESGGYTRISVIETAAKAVDNGGTGLRGWVDRRLKDSYPVDVAEKLVHLGLDCVETNPNNRPDMGRVTGRISQMYLESKTWAEKFAPLTDFTVSLGPR from the coding sequence ATGTGTAAATCCAAGAAGAAATTAAGCAAAGAAGTGATGGAACCACAGCAGAAACCAAGAAGATCTTCCTCTTCATCAACCAAAAAGTTATCATCTTTCACTGATCAATCATTATCATCTACGAGCCAGAATTTAATATCCCCAAATGGGTCTACAACAAGTTTCATCATCAACAATTTCAACAACAATAAAAACTCTCAATCATGGGCTTCTTCATCAAAATCAAGTCACCATTCTTTATCAAGTCTTAAGGGAGCATTATTATTCCCAGAACAACCTCATATATACAACTTCTCAGAAATTCGTTCCGCTACCCAGAACTTTCTAAAAGATCCACTTTCGTCCTCTTCTACTTCGACTTCGTGGTGCTGCCTCCTCCGTGATCAAAACGTCGTCGTAATACAGCGAAAATTCCGCCGGAAAATGGATACCGATGAGCTTATTGAACACGTGGCGATGATTTGTAGAAGCCATCATTCTAGCTTAATCCCGCTTAAAGGAGCTTCGGTATCTGGTAATTATATTTATTTGGTATATGAATATACTCAAGGAGTTAATTTATCAGAAGCTTTACGAAATCGTAGAAACCCTAATTTTACAGTTCTTTCGAATTGGATATCGAGGATTCAAATTGCTTCTGATATTGCTCATGGTTTAGATTACATCCATCATTCTACtggtttaggtttagggtttgtgCACAATCACATTAAAAGCACGAGTATTATAATAACTGAGCCCTCGTTGCATGCGAAAATCTGCCATTTTGGGACGGCGGAGCTTTGCGGGGAGACACGGAATGAAATTAAGGATCCGAGTAGTGAAATCGGGCCGAAGAAGGGGACCGAATTGAAGAAATGTGGAAGTAAGGGTTTGAAATTTGAGGGGACGAGAGGGTATATGGCGCCGGAGTTTCAGTGGACAGGGATGGCGACGGTGAAGAGTGACGTGTACGCTTTTGGTGTGGTGGTTTTGGAGTTGATTTCGGGGAAAGAGGCGGTGAAATACGAGGTTGATGAGGAGAGCGGTGGGTATACTAGGATTTCGGTGATCGAAACGGCGGCGAAAGCGGTGGATAACGGCGGTACAGGCTTGAGGGGGTGGGTTGATAGGCGGTTGAAGGATTCGTACCCGGTGGATGTGGCGGAGAAATTGGTGCATCTCGGGTTGGATTGTGTGGAGACTAACCCGAATAACAGACCGGAtatgggtcgggttacgggtcgAATTTCGCAGATGTATTTGGAGTCCAAGACTTGGGCTGAGAAGTTTGCTCCGCTTACTGACTTTACTGTTTCTTTAGGACCTCGTTGA